A genomic stretch from Salvelinus alpinus chromosome 38, SLU_Salpinus.1, whole genome shotgun sequence includes:
- the LOC139566216 gene encoding actin-related protein 3 codes for MAGRLPACVVDCGTGYTKIGYAGNTEPQFIVPSCIAIKESAKVGDQAQRRMTKGVDDLDFYIGDEAIDKPNYATKWPIRHGIVEDWDLMERFMEQVIFKYLRAEPEDHYFLLTEPPLNTPENREYTAEIMFESFNVPGLYIAVQAVLALAASWTSRQVGERTLTGTVIDSGDGVTHVIPVAEGYVIGSCIKHIPIAGRDITYFTQQLLREREVGIPPEQSLETAKAVKERFSYVCPDLVKEFNKYDTDGSKWIKQYTGINSISKKEFTIDVGYERFLGPEIFFHPEFANPDFTQPISEVVDEVIQNCPIDVRRPLYKNIVLSGGSTMFRDFGRRLQRDLKRTVDGRLKLSEELSGGKLKPKPIDVQVITHHMQRYAVWFGGSMLASTPEFYQVCHTKKDYEEIGPSICRHNPVFGVMS; via the exons ATGGCTGGACGTCTACCGGCTTGTGTAGTTGACTGTGGCACAGG GTACACAAAGATTGGATATGCTGGAAACACAGAGCCACAGTTTATTGTTCCTTCAT GTATTGCCATCAAGGAGTCGGCCAAGGTTGGAGACCAAGCCCAGCGCAGGATGACGAAGGGGGTGGACGATCTGGACTTTTACATCGGTGACGAGGCAATAGACAAACCAAATTATGCAACAAAG TGGCCCATTCGTCATGGGATCGTGGAAGACTGGGATCTCATGGAGAGGTTCATGGAACAGGTCATCTTCAAGTATCTGAGGGCAGAGCCCGAGGACCACTACTTCCTCTTG ACAGAGCCTCCTCTGAATACACCtgaaaacagagagtacacagcagAGATTATGTTTGAGTCCTTCAACGTTCCAGGTCTTTACATCGCTGTACAG GCGGTCCTGGCGCTGGCAGCCTCATGGACCTCCAGACAAGTGGGCGAGAGGACACTGACGGGGACGGTGATTGATAGCGGTGATGGGGTCACCCACGTCATCCCAGTG GCGGAAGGCTATGTAATCGGTAGCTGTATAAAGCACATCCCCATCGCTGGTCGAGACATCACCTACTTCACCCAGCAGCTGCTGAGAGAGCGGGAGGTGGGCATCCCACCAGAGCAGTCATTGGAAACAGCCAAAGCCGTCAAG GAAAGGTTCAGTTATGTCTGCCCTGACCTGGTGAAAGAGTTCAACAAGTACGATACGGACGGCTCCAAGTGGATCAAGCAGTACACGGGCATCAACTCCATCAGCAAGAAGGAGTTCACCATCGACGTGGGCTATGAGCGCTTCCTCGGCCCCGAGATCTTCTTCCACCCAGAG TTTGCCAACCCTGACTTCACCCAGCCCATCTCCGAGGTTGTTGATGAGGTCATTCAGAACTGTCCTATTGACGTCAGACGTCCCCTCTATAAG AACATCGTGCTCTCTGGAGGCTCCACTATGTTCAGAGATTTTGGCCGTCGTCTGCAGAGGGACCTGAAAAGGACAGTGGACGGCAGACTGAAACTCAGTGAGGAACTGAGCGGTGGCAAGTTGAAG CCCAAACCCATCGACGTGCAAGTCATCACTCACCACATGCAGAGATACGCTGTTTGGTTTGGCGGGTCCATGTTGGCATCAACT CCGGAATTTTACCAAGTGTGCCACACCAAAAAAGACTATGAGGAGATCGGACCGAGCATCTGCCGCCATAACCCTGTCTTCGGGGTCATGTCTTAA